Sequence from the Methanosarcina siciliae T4/M genome:
TTATGGGTAAGATCTTCTGCTTCCGGGCTTACTATTGAAAGCAGGGGGTCGGAAAGGCTTGCAATGGTCGGTGCATATGGTTCTTTTGTCCTGATGATGACAGTCGTATCATTTTTAGCTGATACCGATTCGATAAAATCATACTCTGTATGCCTGGTGTTATCAGGGTCAAGTACCCGGTTTATCGAAAATATCACTGCTTCGGCATTAAAAGGTGTCCCGTCATGGAACTTTACTCCTAACCTCAGGTTAATTTGCCAGGCAGTGTCATTGAGACTTTCATAACTTTCCGCAAGTTCAGGCACGAGGTTCATATCGGCATCATAGGCAAAAAGAGTCTCATATATCCCGGCTTCCCGGACGTACCAGCCTACCCATTTGTAACCTGGGTCGAGGGACTCATCCGGCCCGAATATCATAACGGCTCGAAGGTTTCCATCCTTTTCGGAGGATATGTTTTCTCCAGCATCTTCAGAATCATTAAGTAAAGACGCTTCACCAGTGTTGGAATCGGAATCTGCACATCCGGAAAAGAATACCGATGCAATTATAATGAAAATCAATATGATAAAAATGTGATTATTTTTATTTTTATTCTTACTTGTCACTTTAACCACTAAAAGTATGTATTCGAGTGATATATATTAACATTCTTATTTGTGTCACTAAATCTTATTATATCCTTTTTATTTATTACTGAAAAGAGGGAAAGCTAAGTAAGGAGGATTTTGGAAATCCTGATGTAACATCAACTGATAGTTGTGTATATTGTAATGGAAGGCATATTTATGAAAAACATGAGTCACTGTAAAAATAAAAATAGAAAAAAAAGATGAGTCACTGTAAAAATAAAAATAGAAGAAAGAATGTAAATAAGTAAATATGAATTTTTTTAACTAATTGGCTTAAAATGGTCTTATTCTTCCTTCAAAGTCTCCTGAACCGCATCCACAATTTTTTCGAAGTTTTTCTGCCACTCCGTGCCGTGTTTAAGCTGGTCCTGAATGATTGTTCCCTTGTCCTCCATTTCTGCGACTTTGGGCTCTATGGGTAGTTTGGCAAGAATGGGGATATTGAAGTCTTCTGCAGCTTTTTCAACGCCTCCGCTTCCGAATACGTCTATTGGCTTATCACAGTGGGGGCAGATAAGCCCGTGCATATTGTCCACAAGTCCTATTATAGGTACATCCAGTTTTTCCGAGAATGTGATTGATTTCCGGACACTGATGAGGGCTACGTCCTGGGGGGTTGTAACAAGTACGGAGCCGTCACAGTTGGGGATAAGCTGGGCAACACTCAGGGGTTCGTCTCCGGTTCCGGGGGGGAGGTCAATAATCAGAAAGTCAAGTGCTCCCCAGTAAACTTCTTCCAGGAACTGCTTGATTGCTCCCATTTTGGCAGGTCCCCTCCAGATTATGGGTGAATCTTTGTTTTCAAGCAGAAAACCAATCGACATCATTGAGAGATTGGGAAGCACCTGAACCGGGAGAATTCCTTCTTCGTTTACTTCGGGTCTTGCAGACTCCAGCCCGAAGATGGTGGGAATAGTCGGACCGTGAATGTCACAGTCCAGAAGTCCTACCCTGTGCCCGCGGAGCGCAAGCCCGACAGCGAGATTTGCGGCAACTGTACTTTTCCCTACTCCGCCTTTCCCGCTCATTACCATAATCTTACGTTTGATGCGCCGGAGGTTGACTACGATTTTTGGTTCCTCGGGCTTTTTCGATAAGCTTTCCAGTGATTGAACCTTATCTGTCATTTTTATCGCCTTTCTAAAATTTCCGGTTTTCCCCTTTTTCACATGCTTCTGTCAAGCGTCAGCATCTTCATCTATGTCAGCACCCTCAGCCCTGATATAGTTACCGCCTTTTATTTCTATGGCTTTTCCTTTGCTAAGGGCAATAGCTACTTTCATTCTGGCGGATTTCAGATCCTCCCAGAAAGCTCTCCTTGATATTCCTACCCTGCTGGCGGCGTCTTCCTGCCGTAACCCCTCAATATCCACAAGTCTCAGGGCTTCAAGCTCTTCGACTGTGAGAGACACCACTTCAAGGTCCAACAGCGGGACTCCTCGGGGCTTGAAATATGTGATATCAGGAGTTTGCTCAACGCGCCTGGGACATTTTGGTCTTCCTCTGCACTTTTTCATAGCCTACTTATGCACATCGCCGAGTAAATATATAACAATTTCTCTTTTCGAATAGAAAACTATAAATATTTATGTACAAATGAGTGAAATTGTACTTTCTATATCTCTGACTTCTCTGCGTTTATGGAGGACTCATATGCCTCACTTTATTTGAAACATTTACAGAGAAATGTATTGTTTGAGAGTCAGCGGATTTTATATTGGAGTATAAAGTATGAAAATCTGCATAAGTGCCTACGGAAGAGATCTTGATTCTGAAGTGGATCCTCAATTCGGAAGATGCAATTATTTCGTGATTATTGATCCGGAGATCGGATCAGTAGAATCAATCAAAAATCCCGGTTCGGAAGCCCCAAGCGGTGCAGGAATCCGGGCAGCAGAGGCAGTTGTGGGAGCAGGGGTAGATATCCTCTTAACGGGTAGCATGGGGCCGAATTCTTTCTCCGTACTCTCCGAAGCAGGCGTTGAAACATACTATGGGGTCAAAGGTAAGGTAGCCTTTGCTCTGAGTGAGTATCAATCCGGAAAGCTTGCCGTCCTTGAGAGCCCGAATGCTTCTACTCATAGTGGTATGAAGAATAGTTGAGTAAATTGTCAAAATTGGAAACAAAATCTTAAATAATCTGAAAAATGTTGTACAATATTTTATAAAATATATCTAAATTAAAAAAGGTGATCTACATGAAAGTATGTATACCCACAAGAGACAATAACGGCATGGAAGGGACTGTAGAGCAGCATTTTGGGAAAGCTCCCTCCTATACCATCCTGGATACCGACAGCGGCGAAGTCTCAGTGATCCCCAATACCAGTGAACACATGGGAGGGGTGAAACTGCCTCCCGAGTTACTCAGTAAATATGGGGTGGAAATCATGCTCTGTGCGGGGCTTGGGTACAGAGCTGTCAAGATGTTTGAATCTTATGGAATCGATGTCTTTGTAGGAGCCGAAGGAACTGTTAGGGATGCGGTAGAGGCCTGGAAAGCAAATAAACTCCGCAGTGCCAGTGCTGAAAACACATGTGCAGAACATGACCACCACGACCACCATCACTGAGGGATCAATTCCTATCTTTATGTGCGGGATTAGAAGGCTCAGCTCATGAAAATTGCAATTGCAAGCGGCAAAGGGGGTACCGGGAAAACTACAGTTTCAGTAAACCTTGCCCTTGCTCTTGAAGAGGTACAGCTTTTTGACTGTGATGTGGAAGAACCTAATTGCAACCTGTTTCTGGGTTTCGAACTGGAGCCTGTAGAAGCAGTAACCTGCCTGGTTCCGGAGATCGATCCTGAGAGGTGCACTCTTTGCGGAAACTGTGCCAGCTTCTGTAAATTCAACGCCCTGGCTGCTCTTCCCCAAAAAATCCTGTCATTTCCATCCCTCTGTCACGGCTGCGGAGGCTGCAGCTTTGTTTGCCCTGAAGGGGCTATAGACGAAAACCCCCGGTCTATCGGACTTATCGAGAAAAATTCCTCTGAAACTCCTCTCACGTTTTTCCGTGGTGTCCTGAACGTGGGGGAAGCTATGGCAACGCCTGTCATCAGGGCGCTCCAGCAGCATATCGATGAAAACAGACATGCAATCATCGACTCCCCTCCGGGAACGGCATGTCCCGTTCTTGCAGTTCTGGGGTGTGCTGACTACTGCGTACTTGTGACCGAGTCCACTCCTTTCGGTTTCCATGATTTCCTTCTTGCACTCGAAGCTGCAAGGACAGTTAAGGTTCCTGTAGGAGTTGTTCTCAACCGGGATGGGCTTGGGGACACAAGGGTGGAAGAGTTTTGCAGGGCTGAAGGAATTCCAATCCTGCTCCGCATCCCTAATGATAGAATGATTGCCAAGCTCTATTCAGAGGGCATCCCCTTTGTTAAGAAAATGCCCGGATGGAAAGAAAAGTTCAAGTCCATGTTCGAAATGATAAGAGCCCAGACTTGCAAAAATATGGGGGTATCATGAGGCAACTGGCTATAATTAGCGGAAAAGGCGGATGTGGAAAAACCACTCTTACGGCTGCCTTTTCTTCTCTTTCGGAAAATGCCGTGCTTGCGGACTGTGATGTCGACGCATCCGATCTGCCTCTGATCCTTAAGCCCCGGATACTTAATACCGAGGATTGTCTGGGAATGGAACTAGCTTACATTGACCCTGAATGCTGTACAGGTTGCGGCACCTGCCGGGAAATATGCAGGTTCGGGGCAGTCCTTGAAAACTTCACGATAAATCCGTATGGCTGCGAAGGATGTGCAGTTTGTACTGTCGCCTGCCCTGAAAAAGCGGTGTACCTGATGCCGAGAGTTTCAGGACAGGCAGTTTCCTCCATAACCCGTTTCGGGCCCATGGCTCATGCAAAGCTGGGCACTGGAGAAGAAGCCAGTGGAAAGCTTGTAACCCTGGTCCGAAAAAAGGCCGTGGAACTTGCAGATCAATATTCCAGCAAACTCATTCTTATTGATGGTCCTCCCGGTACTGGATGTCCGGTTATGGCAGCAATTACCGGTACAGACCTTATCCTTGTGCTTAGCGAACCCACTGTTTCCGGGCTCCACGACCTGAAACGAGCAATCGAACTGACCGCACATTTCAGAATTCCGGCTGTTGCCTGCATTAACAGGTATGATATCAACGAAAAAAAGAGCCTCGAAATTGAGGCTTTTTGCAGGGAAGCCGGAATTCCTCTTCTTGCTCGTTTGCCTTATACGGATATAACTACAGAGGCAATGATGAATGAAGAAACAGTGATCGAATATGCCGCTCATTCCCGGGAGGCTGAAGCTGTAGAATTTGCAAATATTATTCGAAAGCTCTGGGCAGATCTCAAAATGAGGCTTTCAGGGCTTTGTGATAAAGAAATATG
This genomic interval carries:
- a CDS encoding Mrp/NBP35 family ATP-binding protein, with protein sequence MTDKVQSLESLSKKPEEPKIVVNLRRIKRKIMVMSGKGGVGKSTVAANLAVGLALRGHRVGLLDCDIHGPTIPTIFGLESARPEVNEEGILPVQVLPNLSMMSIGFLLENKDSPIIWRGPAKMGAIKQFLEEVYWGALDFLIIDLPPGTGDEPLSVAQLIPNCDGSVLVTTPQDVALISVRKSITFSEKLDVPIIGLVDNMHGLICPHCDKPIDVFGSGGVEKAAEDFNIPILAKLPIEPKVAEMEDKGTIIQDQLKHGTEWQKNFEKIVDAVQETLKEE
- a CDS encoding DUF134 domain-containing protein; the protein is MKKCRGRPKCPRRVEQTPDITYFKPRGVPLLDLEVVSLTVEELEALRLVDIEGLRQEDAASRVGISRRAFWEDLKSARMKVAIALSKGKAIEIKGGNYIRAEGADIDEDADA
- a CDS encoding NifB/NifX family molybdenum-iron cluster-binding protein, giving the protein MKICISAYGRDLDSEVDPQFGRCNYFVIIDPEIGSVESIKNPGSEAPSGAGIRAAEAVVGAGVDILLTGSMGPNSFSVLSEAGVETYYGVKGKVAFALSEYQSGKLAVLESPNASTHSGMKNS
- a CDS encoding NifB/NifX family molybdenum-iron cluster-binding protein, with translation MKVCIPTRDNNGMEGTVEQHFGKAPSYTILDTDSGEVSVIPNTSEHMGGVKLPPELLSKYGVEIMLCAGLGYRAVKMFESYGIDVFVGAEGTVRDAVEAWKANKLRSASAENTCAEHDHHDHHH
- a CDS encoding ATP-binding protein, whose translation is MKIAIASGKGGTGKTTVSVNLALALEEVQLFDCDVEEPNCNLFLGFELEPVEAVTCLVPEIDPERCTLCGNCASFCKFNALAALPQKILSFPSLCHGCGGCSFVCPEGAIDENPRSIGLIEKNSSETPLTFFRGVLNVGEAMATPVIRALQQHIDENRHAIIDSPPGTACPVLAVLGCADYCVLVTESTPFGFHDFLLALEAARTVKVPVGVVLNRDGLGDTRVEEFCRAEGIPILLRIPNDRMIAKLYSEGIPFVKKMPGWKEKFKSMFEMIRAQTCKNMGVS
- a CDS encoding nucleotide-binding protein, whose protein sequence is MRQLAIISGKGGCGKTTLTAAFSSLSENAVLADCDVDASDLPLILKPRILNTEDCLGMELAYIDPECCTGCGTCREICRFGAVLENFTINPYGCEGCAVCTVACPEKAVYLMPRVSGQAVSSITRFGPMAHAKLGTGEEASGKLVTLVRKKAVELADQYSSKLILIDGPPGTGCPVMAAITGTDLILVLSEPTVSGLHDLKRAIELTAHFRIPAVACINRYDINEKKSLEIEAFCREAGIPLLARLPYTDITTEAMMNEETVIEYAAHSREAEAVEFANIIRKLWADLKMRLSGLCDKEICSKTLPMRES